Proteins co-encoded in one Christiangramia fulva genomic window:
- a CDS encoding glycoside hydrolase family 95 protein, which yields MKYPIFLVLYFVLNFFTGFGQQPNSKKDLLWYESPAENWDNALPVGNGRLGAMVFGDPVNERIQLNEDSMWPGGPEWGNSKGTPKDLAQIRELIREGRVHLADSLIVEKFSYKGVTRSHQTMGDLFINYKNNDISDYRRSLDISTGIARSSWKINGHTVSQEVFASAPDEVLVVKIATDLPQGIDFSLKISRPDDHGHPTVSVSSSQNNLLKMNGMVTQFGGAKGSKPFIIDHGVKFETILKAKVEQGSMEAGKDSLSFQNVHEAVIYIVCNTSFYHKDFAAQNQKTLQSLENKNYTEILSRHLKEYQKYFNRVSLDLGGHELDTLSTKQRLKLVKEGTQDPDLTAKLFQYGRYLLISSSRPGTNPANLQGIWNEHIEAPWNADYHLNINLQMNYWPAGPTNLSEMHEPLFDFLDRLTVRGKKLAQEQYGMNGAVAHQATDLWAAPWMRAEKPYWGSWIHGGGWIVRQYWDHFQFTQDTVFLRERAYPALKAYAEFYADWLTEDERDSTLISYPETSPENSYIAPDGKSAAVSRGNAMGHQIIAEVFQNTLSAASILGISNDFTQEISQKLKRLHPGIKIASDGRIMEWDREYKEPEKGHRHISHLYALYPGNAISMENPELFEAARKTIEYRLDHGGAGPGWSRAWIINFYARLQDPEACYKHIQIFKEHSIYPNLLDIHPPFQIDGNFGFTAGLAEMLLQSHEGFLRILPALPKEWTNGEINGLKARGNIRVDISWKNAELDLLTLASETDKKINLKYRGLEREIELKSDQVLHLNKDLNVVNQE from the coding sequence ATGAAATACCCGATATTTTTAGTTCTATATTTTGTACTGAACTTTTTTACAGGTTTCGGTCAGCAGCCAAATTCCAAAAAGGATCTATTGTGGTATGAATCTCCCGCTGAAAACTGGGATAATGCACTTCCTGTTGGGAATGGAAGACTTGGCGCTATGGTTTTTGGAGATCCAGTAAATGAGCGAATTCAGTTGAATGAAGATTCCATGTGGCCGGGTGGACCGGAATGGGGAAATAGTAAGGGGACTCCAAAAGACCTGGCTCAGATAAGAGAATTAATTAGAGAGGGCAGGGTACATCTTGCCGACAGTTTGATTGTAGAAAAATTCTCGTATAAAGGAGTAACGAGATCACACCAGACCATGGGTGATCTTTTTATAAATTACAAGAACAATGATATTAGTGATTACCGGCGCAGTCTGGATATAAGCACGGGGATTGCAAGGTCATCCTGGAAAATTAATGGCCATACGGTTTCGCAAGAGGTTTTTGCTTCTGCTCCCGATGAGGTTCTGGTTGTGAAAATCGCTACAGATTTACCTCAGGGAATAGATTTCAGTCTTAAAATAAGCCGTCCTGATGATCATGGCCACCCTACCGTTTCTGTTTCTTCTTCTCAGAATAATCTCCTTAAAATGAATGGAATGGTAACGCAATTCGGAGGAGCCAAAGGTTCAAAACCTTTCATTATTGACCATGGGGTAAAGTTTGAAACCATTTTAAAAGCTAAAGTCGAACAGGGTAGCATGGAAGCCGGAAAAGACTCCTTAAGTTTTCAGAATGTACACGAAGCAGTCATTTACATTGTATGTAACACTTCTTTTTATCACAAGGATTTCGCAGCCCAAAACCAAAAAACACTTCAAAGTTTAGAAAATAAAAATTACACAGAAATACTTTCCCGCCATCTAAAAGAGTATCAAAAATATTTCAACCGGGTTTCTTTGGATCTGGGAGGTCACGAACTGGATACCCTTTCCACTAAACAACGATTAAAACTTGTTAAAGAAGGGACGCAGGATCCAGATCTTACGGCGAAATTATTCCAGTATGGACGCTATTTGTTAATCTCCAGTTCCCGTCCCGGCACCAATCCTGCCAATCTGCAGGGTATTTGGAATGAACATATTGAAGCTCCCTGGAACGCTGATTACCATTTGAATATCAACCTGCAGATGAATTACTGGCCCGCCGGTCCAACAAACCTGAGCGAAATGCACGAACCTCTTTTCGATTTCCTTGACAGGTTAACAGTAAGAGGAAAGAAGCTTGCACAGGAACAATACGGAATGAATGGCGCGGTAGCTCACCAGGCAACAGATCTCTGGGCTGCACCATGGATGAGGGCCGAAAAACCTTATTGGGGCTCATGGATACATGGTGGAGGCTGGATTGTAAGACAGTATTGGGATCATTTTCAATTTACGCAGGACACGGTTTTTCTGCGCGAAAGAGCTTATCCTGCTTTGAAAGCCTATGCAGAATTTTATGCGGACTGGCTTACGGAAGATGAAAGAGATTCTACCTTAATATCTTATCCCGAAACTTCTCCTGAAAATTCATATATCGCGCCGGATGGTAAAAGTGCCGCGGTGTCCAGAGGAAATGCCATGGGCCACCAGATCATTGCGGAAGTTTTTCAGAATACACTATCAGCTGCCAGTATTCTAGGAATATCAAATGATTTTACACAGGAAATATCACAAAAATTAAAGCGTCTTCATCCAGGAATTAAAATAGCATCTGATGGCAGGATAATGGAATGGGACCGGGAATATAAAGAGCCTGAAAAGGGACATCGTCACATCTCCCATCTCTATGCACTCTATCCTGGTAATGCCATTAGCATGGAAAATCCGGAGCTATTTGAGGCTGCCAGAAAAACTATTGAATACCGGCTGGATCACGGAGGAGCCGGACCGGGCTGGAGCCGGGCCTGGATTATAAATTTCTATGCCCGTCTTCAGGATCCGGAAGCCTGCTATAAACACATCCAGATATTTAAGGAACATTCTATTTATCCAAATTTGCTGGATATACATCCTCCCTTTCAAATTGATGGTAATTTTGGCTTCACTGCCGGCCTTGCCGAAATGCTGTTACAATCACACGAGGGATTTTTAAGAATACTTCCCGCCTTGCCAAAAGAATGGACAAATGGTGAGATAAACGGTCTAAAAGCCCGTGGTAATATTAGAGTAGATATCTCCTGGAAAAATGCCGAACTTGATTTACTAACTCTGGCTTCAGAAACTGATAAAAAAATAAATTTGAAATACAGAGGTCTGGAAAGGGAAATTGAATTGAAATCAGACCAGGTGCTCCATTTAAATAAAGATTTAAATGTAGTCAATCAGGAATGA
- a CDS encoding FMN-binding glutamate synthase family protein, producing MREAIKFTFIALFIVGVIICIIIWPKYGFSALALLLFGIGIYDLVQKKHTILRNFPVIGHMRYLLEMLGPEIHQYFVENDTDGTPIDRNHRGYIYERAKHQNETHPFGTELNVEEENYKWMQHSIYPAEKLDTPPRVQIGGPDCKHPYSASLFNISAMSFGALSSNAVEALNLGARAGNFFHDTGEGGISPYHRKGGDLVYEVGTGYFGCRTDDGRFDPGLFKEKAAYPEVKMIELKISQGAKPGHGGVLPAAKNNEEIAKIRGVKPHTKILSPPGHKEFSDAEGLLKFIKKMRDLSDGKPIGFKLCIGSRKEFTDICEKMVETGIKPDFITVDGSEGGTGAAPIDFSNYVGMPWEKALVFVVDTLNAYDLKKDIKVLTATKIFTAFDVFKAFCIGADVCNSARGMMLALGCIQALRCDTNKCPTGITSNKASLRRGLVVADKWKRVRNYHQEILNDFLELFAAAGCSSLQELDRNLIYKRVGKELKTYEELYPTMPAGSALKQHIS from the coding sequence ATGAGAGAAGCTATAAAATTCACCTTCATCGCCCTCTTTATTGTCGGCGTTATCATTTGTATTATTATTTGGCCTAAATACGGTTTTTCCGCCCTGGCACTTCTACTTTTCGGAATTGGTATTTACGATCTTGTCCAAAAAAAACATACTATTCTAAGAAATTTCCCCGTCATTGGCCATATGCGCTACCTTCTGGAAATGCTGGGGCCGGAAATTCATCAGTATTTTGTTGAAAATGATACCGATGGAACTCCAATAGATCGCAATCACCGTGGCTACATTTACGAAAGAGCGAAACATCAAAATGAAACGCATCCTTTTGGTACGGAATTGAATGTTGAAGAGGAAAATTATAAATGGATGCAGCACAGCATTTATCCTGCTGAAAAGCTGGATACCCCGCCCCGTGTTCAAATTGGCGGACCGGATTGCAAACATCCATATTCCGCCAGCCTTTTTAATATCTCGGCAATGAGTTTTGGAGCGTTGAGCAGCAACGCAGTTGAAGCGCTTAATCTTGGTGCCAGGGCCGGAAATTTCTTTCACGACACCGGGGAAGGCGGTATTTCACCCTATCATCGAAAAGGAGGTGATCTTGTTTACGAAGTGGGAACAGGTTATTTTGGCTGTCGTACCGATGATGGCAGATTTGATCCCGGGCTTTTTAAAGAAAAAGCAGCCTATCCCGAAGTCAAAATGATCGAATTGAAAATTTCCCAGGGAGCAAAACCCGGGCATGGCGGAGTTCTTCCGGCGGCAAAGAACAATGAAGAAATTGCCAAAATAAGGGGTGTGAAACCGCATACAAAAATTCTTTCACCTCCGGGACATAAAGAATTTAGTGACGCTGAAGGTTTGCTGAAGTTTATAAAGAAAATGAGAGACCTCTCCGACGGTAAACCTATAGGATTCAAACTCTGTATTGGCAGTCGGAAAGAATTCACTGACATCTGCGAAAAAATGGTTGAAACCGGCATTAAACCAGATTTCATAACCGTGGATGGATCAGAAGGCGGAACAGGGGCAGCGCCAATAGATTTTTCCAATTATGTGGGTATGCCCTGGGAAAAAGCATTGGTTTTTGTCGTGGACACGCTGAATGCTTATGACCTTAAAAAAGACATCAAGGTTCTTACAGCAACAAAGATTTTCACTGCTTTTGATGTTTTTAAAGCTTTTTGTATAGGAGCCGATGTGTGTAATTCAGCAAGAGGAATGATGCTCGCTCTCGGTTGTATTCAGGCCTTAAGGTGTGACACCAATAAATGTCCCACAGGAATTACCTCAAACAAAGCCAGCCTGCGAAGAGGACTTGTGGTAGCCGATAAATGGAAAAGGGTCAGAAATTATCACCAGGAAATTCTAAATGATTTTCTTGAACTTTTTGCGGCGGCAGGATGTTCTTCTTTACAAGAATTGGATCGCAATCTTATTTATAAAAGGGTCGGGAAGGAATTAAAGACTTACGAGGAACTTTATCCAACTATGCCGGCTGGTTCCGCATTAAAACAGCATATAAGTTAA
- a CDS encoding YihY/virulence factor BrkB family protein — protein MKKKGNKRIHNPLKIPFSGWKEILLEVKNEIGADYVGLISGVAFYAFLAIFPAIMALISIYGLTTDPHEIEQQLRQISSMMPEEAFQILQRRIENFIQTYSSSLGVSTIIGLIFSIWSANKGTKSLFKGIDIAYDTVNDRGFFRQVLLAFIFTLFGTVLLALSLALIVGFPAMISHLNLPSNIENLISWMRWPVLALIVTFFLCLVYQHAPYRPRPKFRWVVFGALFSTIIWLLASWGFSFYVSHFGSYGEIYGSVSAVVVMLLWLYITSFIIILGAEINSEIVDYVDGDPDREASYKTRKNKEELQDLR, from the coding sequence ATGAAAAAGAAGGGAAATAAAAGGATACATAATCCTTTGAAAATTCCTTTTTCGGGATGGAAAGAAATTTTACTTGAAGTAAAAAATGAAATTGGTGCCGATTATGTGGGATTGATTTCAGGTGTTGCTTTTTATGCTTTTCTGGCGATTTTCCCGGCGATCATGGCCTTGATCTCTATCTATGGCCTTACCACCGATCCTCATGAGATAGAACAGCAACTTAGGCAAATATCTTCTATGATGCCGGAAGAAGCCTTTCAAATTCTTCAGCGAAGAATCGAAAATTTCATCCAAACCTATTCAAGTTCTTTAGGAGTGAGTACGATTATCGGTTTGATATTTAGTATCTGGAGTGCCAATAAAGGAACAAAATCACTTTTTAAAGGAATAGATATTGCCTATGATACCGTTAACGACCGGGGTTTTTTCAGGCAGGTGCTGCTGGCTTTTATCTTCACCCTCTTCGGAACCGTTTTATTGGCTTTAAGCCTTGCACTGATCGTAGGATTTCCTGCAATGATAAGCCATCTTAATTTACCTTCAAATATTGAAAATTTGATATCATGGATGCGCTGGCCCGTACTTGCGCTAATAGTCACTTTTTTTCTATGCCTGGTCTATCAGCATGCTCCTTACCGGCCCCGGCCAAAATTCAGATGGGTGGTTTTCGGAGCTCTTTTTTCAACCATTATCTGGCTGCTGGCCTCCTGGGGATTTTCCTTTTATGTTAGTCATTTTGGCAGCTATGGAGAAATTTACGGCTCGGTTTCGGCCGTGGTGGTTATGCTGCTTTGGCTTTATATTACCAGTTTTATTATTATTCTTGGTGCCGAGATAAATTCTGAAATAGTTGATTATGTAGATGGTGATCCAGATCGTGAAGCTTCTTATAAAACCAGGAAAAATAAGGAAGAGCTTCAGGATTTACGCTGA
- a CDS encoding rhodanese-like domain-containing protein encodes MFKFLKKLFGEGTDYSQLVKNGAVIVDVRTKQEFASGHIKGSKNIPLDSLSGNLNKLKNRNQSIITCCASGMRSASAKQILKSRGYQNVYNGGGWTSLKNKIQ; translated from the coding sequence ATGTTTAAATTTTTAAAGAAATTATTCGGAGAAGGTACAGATTATTCTCAACTGGTAAAGAACGGGGCTGTGATCGTGGATGTACGCACAAAACAGGAATTTGCTTCCGGGCATATTAAGGGCTCGAAAAACATTCCGCTGGATAGCCTCTCAGGAAACCTGAACAAATTAAAAAACAGGAACCAAAGCATCATCACCTGTTGTGCTTCGGGCATGAGAAGTGCTTCAGCAAAACAGATCCTCAAATCCCGCGGCTACCAAAACGTATATAATGGCGGCGGCTGGACCAGTCTTAAAAACAAAATACAATGA
- a CDS encoding SRPBCC domain-containing protein, which yields MKKDTITVNIKVNRPVEKVWECWTQPEHIKSWNNASDNWVTPSATNDLKEGGKFVYRMEAKDGSAAFDFQGTYKKVIYPKFLKYILDDMREVEIKFEEKGDATLIEETFETEKMNSAKMQKNGWQVILDNFKKYVESEV from the coding sequence ATGAAAAAAGATACGATAACCGTAAATATAAAAGTAAACCGTCCTGTTGAAAAGGTTTGGGAGTGTTGGACGCAGCCCGAACACATAAAAAGCTGGAATAATGCCAGTGATAACTGGGTCACTCCCAGTGCCACTAATGATTTAAAGGAAGGCGGAAAATTTGTTTACCGAATGGAAGCCAAAGATGGAAGTGCTGCCTTTGATTTTCAGGGAACGTATAAAAAAGTGATCTACCCGAAATTTCTGAAATACATTCTTGACGATATGCGCGAGGTAGAAATAAAATTTGAGGAGAAAGGAGATGCAACCTTAATTGAAGAAACTTTTGAAACAGAAAAAATGAATTCGGCTAAAATGCAGAAAAATGGCTGGCAGGTGATTCTTGATAATTTCAAAAAATATGTAGAATCAGAAGTTTGA
- a CDS encoding SDR family NAD(P)-dependent oxidoreductase, translating to MHYKNKKILITGAGSGIGKSILKQFVDRGATSFAVVGRKKEPLEELKKEFPGANFTIITGDVSKKVDLDKIVRLVEESMGGLDILVNNAGVVSAGLLQDISDEDIINQININLTGLILLTKKSLALLKKSKEGAIINISSGLGYIGMPFYSVYAATKAAVRQFSDSLRRELLDYPLHIMTVYPTTTDTNMMKNAKVGEMDTPEEVAEATLKGMEENEINVILGGEQRKKQIELNFNDPKKMDELSKQNYESMRERTENHRSM from the coding sequence ATGCATTACAAGAACAAAAAAATACTGATAACCGGTGCGGGATCGGGAATAGGAAAATCTATTTTGAAACAATTCGTAGATCGTGGCGCAACCAGTTTTGCCGTGGTGGGAAGAAAAAAGGAGCCCCTGGAAGAATTAAAAAAAGAATTTCCGGGTGCTAATTTCACCATTATTACGGGTGATGTTTCTAAAAAGGTAGATCTTGATAAGATCGTCAGGCTTGTTGAAGAATCGATGGGTGGCCTGGATATCCTGGTAAATAATGCAGGTGTGGTGAGCGCAGGTTTACTGCAGGACATCAGTGATGAAGATATTATCAATCAAATAAACATCAATCTCACTGGTTTGATCTTGCTTACCAAAAAGAGTTTGGCGTTGCTTAAAAAAAGCAAAGAAGGCGCAATAATAAATATTTCTTCCGGATTGGGTTATATAGGAATGCCATTTTACAGTGTGTATGCTGCCACCAAGGCTGCAGTAAGGCAATTTTCAGATTCTTTGCGACGCGAATTACTTGATTATCCGCTTCATATTATGACCGTTTATCCAACTACGACCGATACCAATATGATGAAAAATGCCAAAGTAGGTGAGATGGATACCCCTGAAGAGGTTGCAGAAGCAACTTTAAAAGGAATGGAGGAAAATGAGATTAACGTAATCCTTGGCGGAGAGCAACGAAAAAAACAAATAGAGCTCAATTTTAATGATCCTAAAAAGATGGATGAATTGTCAAAACAGAATTACGAAAGCATGAGAGAACGCACGGAAAATCATCGATCGATGTGA
- a CDS encoding HlyD family secretion protein encodes MEQKKKTNKKFIMIISTLVGIGLIYGGYKYFHSLSHEETDDAQIEANMSAIIPHVGGYVEKVFVEDNEKVQKGDTLFIIDDRDYNVQLQKAMASLAAAESQLNVAKASIGSYQANAAASNAQVNTATQSIENAKIGLWRAENDYKRFKNLYKNHSITEQQYEQALAAKQQAEKNLEILKNQEKASASQRNAAESQTEISEKQVSVAEANLKSAQAAVDAAQLNLDYTVVTAPIDGQLSEVDIQPGQFVQPGQALFYLVNTDKKWVVANFKETQLDKMELGQKVEIDVDAYPGMELEGTVSAFSPATGARFSLLPPDNATGNFVKTVQRVPVKIDLSKSNDPEKLKKLRSGMNVEVDVHLN; translated from the coding sequence ATGGAACAGAAAAAGAAAACAAATAAGAAATTCATCATGATCATTTCGACCCTGGTGGGTATCGGATTAATTTATGGTGGGTACAAATATTTTCATTCACTTTCACACGAAGAAACTGATGACGCACAGATTGAAGCTAACATGAGTGCCATTATTCCTCATGTAGGTGGATATGTTGAAAAGGTTTTTGTCGAGGATAATGAAAAAGTGCAAAAAGGGGATACGCTTTTTATTATCGACGATCGCGATTATAATGTGCAGCTACAAAAAGCCATGGCAAGCCTTGCTGCGGCAGAAAGCCAACTTAATGTAGCGAAGGCAAGTATAGGATCCTATCAGGCCAACGCGGCGGCTTCAAACGCCCAGGTGAACACGGCCACCCAAAGTATAGAAAATGCCAAAATTGGATTATGGCGTGCTGAAAATGATTATAAAAGATTTAAAAATCTATATAAAAACCATTCCATTACCGAGCAGCAATATGAGCAGGCTTTGGCTGCCAAACAGCAGGCCGAAAAAAATCTTGAAATTTTAAAGAATCAGGAAAAAGCTTCTGCAAGCCAAAGGAATGCCGCTGAATCGCAAACTGAAATTTCAGAAAAACAGGTCTCAGTAGCCGAAGCGAATCTGAAAAGCGCGCAGGCAGCGGTTGATGCTGCGCAATTAAATCTTGATTATACCGTGGTGACCGCTCCTATTGACGGGCAACTTTCAGAAGTTGATATACAGCCCGGACAATTTGTACAGCCCGGTCAGGCTCTTTTTTATCTGGTGAACACCGATAAAAAATGGGTGGTTGCCAATTTCAAGGAAACCCAGCTGGATAAAATGGAACTCGGACAAAAAGTCGAAATTGATGTGGATGCTTACCCAGGTATGGAACTCGAAGGAACAGTTAGCGCGTTTTCACCGGCTACCGGTGCCAGATTTTCCCTTTTACCCCCTGACAACGCAACAGGAAACTTCGTGAAAACCGTCCAGAGAGTGCCGGTAAAAATTGATTTATCGAAGTCTAATGACCCTGAAAAACTGAAGAAATTACGTTCAGGAATGAACGTAGAAGTAGACGTACACTTAAACTAA
- a CDS encoding TetR/AcrR family transcriptional regulator, whose product MELNEKQIQILEVAEKLFAENGFDGTSVRQIAGHADINVAMISYYFGSKEKLLAALLLYRTSDFRIQIESVLSEEMGYLEKVDAIVELIIRRIHRNRRVYKIIHFEYSNLSRKLDFANYIERKKENFSLIERFVKEGQEKGVFSKNINIQLIGPTILGTYFNFYYNKRFFQAMHGLDPETSFEEYIFNVITPHIQNTIKALLTYEI is encoded by the coding sequence ATGGAATTGAACGAAAAACAAATTCAGATTTTGGAAGTGGCTGAAAAGCTGTTTGCCGAAAACGGATTTGACGGTACTTCAGTAAGGCAGATAGCCGGGCATGCCGACATTAATGTTGCCATGATTTCTTATTATTTCGGCTCTAAAGAAAAGTTGCTTGCCGCACTGCTGCTCTATCGCACTTCCGATTTTCGCATCCAGATAGAATCGGTGCTTTCAGAAGAAATGGGATATTTAGAAAAAGTAGACGCTATTGTTGAACTTATTATTAGAAGAATTCACCGCAACCGCAGAGTCTACAAGATCATTCATTTTGAATATTCAAACCTCAGCCGTAAGCTTGATTTTGCCAATTATATAGAAAGAAAAAAAGAAAATTTTTCCCTCATAGAGCGATTTGTAAAAGAAGGCCAGGAAAAAGGAGTGTTTTCTAAAAACATTAATATACAGTTGATCGGCCCTACCATTTTAGGCACCTATTTCAACTTCTATTATAATAAACGCTTTTTTCAGGCAATGCACGGCCTGGATCCGGAAACTTCTTTTGAGGAATACATTTTTAACGTGATAACGCCACACATTCAAAACACCATTAAAGCCCTTTTAACTTATGAGATTTAA
- a CDS encoding rhodanese-like domain-containing protein, which produces MNIEELIKENKGTVVDVRTPAEFNGGHVAGSQNIPLNEIPLRIDELEAMESPLILCCASGMRSEQAKNYLGLKNIECVNAGSWLTVNFHQSKSA; this is translated from the coding sequence ATGAATATTGAAGAACTTATTAAAGAAAATAAAGGTACTGTGGTTGATGTGCGTACTCCAGCTGAATTTAACGGAGGCCACGTTGCAGGATCCCAAAATATTCCTTTGAATGAAATACCTTTGAGAATAGATGAATTGGAAGCTATGGAATCGCCACTTATTCTATGTTGCGCTTCGGGAATGAGAAGTGAACAGGCTAAGAATTATCTCGGCCTCAAAAACATTGAATGTGTTAATGCCGGCTCCTGGTTAACCGTAAATTTTCATCAATCCAAATCGGCTTAG
- a CDS encoding TolC family protein, protein MRFKFILSLILLSTVSIFAQERDLSLQEAVELALTHSQEIKIAESQVNTAASQLKVTKDNIYPDFDISGQYAYLTNADVNLKINTGNGNSDNSSDQPGESPKVNQLMLGQANLNLPLFAGFKLKNSVDLSQNSLEAAKSNFRNDQEKVTLQTIQNYLNLYKATRAVDLLQESLKSAQRRVKDFTAMENNGILARNDLLKSQLQEDNTRLSLKEAEKNVEILNFQLVTLLGLPEETKITVENIGVVNPVSVLSPDASRSDLEALQYQEKAAESAVKVAKGNYFPSIGLSAGYIALDLQNALTVSNAMNFGVGIKYNFASLFKNKHEVDVAKSKAEELQHRIESVSDQIKIQIKKAEKDYQLALEKFDVYKKSETQAVENYRIVKDKYDNGLMDTNDLLEADVEQLQTKINLAYAKADITQKYYELLRAQGNLTNSFTK, encoded by the coding sequence ATGAGATTTAAGTTCATTTTATCACTTATTCTGCTATCAACAGTTTCAATTTTCGCGCAGGAAAGAGATTTAAGCCTTCAGGAAGCAGTAGAACTGGCCCTGACCCACAGCCAGGAAATCAAAATAGCCGAATCGCAGGTAAATACCGCCGCCAGTCAGCTTAAAGTCACGAAAGATAATATTTATCCCGATTTCGATATTTCAGGACAATATGCTTATCTCACGAATGCTGATGTAAATTTGAAAATAAACACAGGTAACGGCAATTCTGATAATAGTTCAGATCAACCCGGTGAATCCCCAAAAGTAAACCAGTTAATGCTGGGCCAGGCGAACCTTAATTTGCCTCTTTTTGCCGGATTTAAACTGAAAAATTCTGTTGACCTCAGTCAGAACAGTCTAGAGGCTGCTAAGTCGAATTTCAGGAACGACCAGGAAAAGGTCACCTTGCAAACCATTCAGAATTATTTGAATTTATACAAAGCCACCAGGGCGGTCGATCTTCTGCAGGAAAGCCTTAAAAGCGCACAACGACGTGTAAAAGATTTTACAGCCATGGAGAATAATGGAATTTTGGCACGTAATGATCTGTTAAAATCCCAGCTTCAGGAAGACAATACCCGACTGAGCCTCAAAGAAGCTGAGAAAAATGTTGAAATTCTGAATTTCCAACTTGTGACCTTACTCGGCCTTCCGGAAGAAACCAAAATTACAGTAGAAAATATAGGTGTAGTCAATCCTGTTTCAGTTTTGAGTCCCGATGCCAGCCGCAGTGATCTGGAAGCCCTGCAATATCAGGAGAAAGCTGCTGAAAGCGCCGTGAAAGTTGCAAAGGGAAATTATTTTCCTTCCATAGGCCTTTCAGCCGGGTACATTGCGCTGGACCTTCAGAATGCGCTAACGGTATCTAATGCGATGAATTTTGGTGTAGGCATCAAGTATAATTTTGCGAGCCTTTTCAAAAACAAACATGAAGTAGATGTTGCAAAAAGTAAAGCCGAAGAACTACAGCATCGCATCGAATCGGTTTCAGACCAGATAAAAATTCAGATCAAAAAAGCCGAAAAGGACTATCAGCTCGCGCTTGAAAAATTTGATGTCTATAAAAAGTCAGAAACCCAGGCGGTGGAAAATTACCGAATTGTAAAAGACAAGTATGATAACGGGCTTATGGATACCAATGATCTTTTAGAGGCCGACGTGGAACAGCTTCAGACGAAGATCAACCTGGCCTATGCAAAAGCCGATATTACCCAAAAATACTATGAGCTGTTGAGAGCTCAGGGAAATTTGACCAACTCTTTCACTAAGTAA
- a CDS encoding acyltransferase family protein → MEFKSSKNEINRISGLDSLRFLAFLFVFLFHTASYFSFGFLGVDFFFVLSSFLLTFLALKEIEKTGGFSQRNFFIRRALRIFPLYYLLISLSFLLLPVILGLFKMTVTLPEHPFLFWTFLGNYDRSDFFMPLKFFWSIAVEEQFYLLFLILSLFFRKYLLWIIGGLLTFYLAYIFLDQIFLTNDYKTVFYHFANFSCGMAGGYLFFKKRNSIKLWLPAFLILFPLVFISFQIPSLFNLALSCWFVSLIFVSWKLSFFIKKNWLFRCSEYLGKFTYGLYVYSGFVIIFYKKIEIFDSKALTVAAMLVTTFLISFFSYHFFEKHFLHLKKKFRSGKLSLHYRFSRK, encoded by the coding sequence ATGGAATTTAAATCCTCAAAAAATGAGATCAATCGGATTTCTGGTCTTGACAGTTTAAGATTTCTGGCTTTCCTCTTTGTCTTTTTATTTCATACTGCCTCTTATTTTTCGTTCGGTTTTTTAGGTGTGGACTTCTTTTTTGTTTTATCAAGTTTCCTGTTGACATTTCTCGCTTTAAAGGAAATTGAAAAGACAGGTGGTTTTTCACAAAGGAATTTTTTTATTAGAAGGGCACTACGGATTTTCCCGCTTTATTACCTTCTTATCAGTCTGAGTTTTTTGTTACTTCCTGTTATACTTGGGCTTTTCAAAATGACTGTAACCCTACCTGAACATCCTTTTTTATTCTGGACTTTTCTAGGAAATTATGATCGAAGCGATTTTTTTATGCCCTTGAAATTTTTCTGGTCTATTGCTGTGGAAGAACAATTTTATCTTCTATTTCTAATTTTAAGCCTATTTTTTAGAAAATACCTGTTATGGATAATTGGAGGCTTACTTACGTTTTATTTAGCATACATTTTTCTGGATCAAATTTTCTTAACCAATGATTATAAAACGGTTTTTTACCACTTTGCAAATTTTAGTTGTGGCATGGCCGGGGGATATTTATTCTTTAAAAAAAGAAACAGTATAAAATTATGGCTGCCAGCCTTTTTAATCCTTTTTCCGTTAGTATTTATCTCATTTCAAATTCCCTCACTTTTTAATCTTGCACTATCCTGTTGGTTCGTCAGCCTTATTTTTGTTAGTTGGAAATTATCTTTTTTCATTAAGAAAAATTGGTTATTTAGGTGTAGTGAATATTTGGGAAAATTTACCTATGGCCTTTATGTCTATAGTGGATTTGTGATCATATTTTATAAAAAAATTGAAATTTTTGATTCCAAAGCCTTAACGGTAGCAGCTATGTTAGTGACCACTTTTTTAATTTCCTTTTTTTCTTATCATTTCTTTGAAAAACATTTTCTACATCTAAAAAAGAAATTCCGTTCGGGAAAATTATCCCTACACTATAGATTCTCCAGAAAATAA